A single Venturia canescens isolate UGA chromosome 1, ASM1945775v1, whole genome shotgun sequence DNA region contains:
- the Mdr49 gene encoding multidrug resistance protein homolog 49 isoform X2, which translates to MRDDAANLPVVHESSRGSPGYSNGAPQIKFTPAGKNPLEVEFVPPQTKEEEAPPPQTPQLPPVPYWRLFRFATFSELMYVFGGLIMGTLTGSCIPVSTIQYGEFTTLLVDRNMENQTSNPTLIMKWFGGGKVLGPNATKLERMDALYDDSVAFGVSCAALSTIQFFFAILTVDLLNVAAFRQIARVRRMFLQAVLRQDMAWYDTNTSTNFASRITEDLDKMKDGIGEKLGIFTYLMVSFISSIIISFVYGWKLTLVVLSCAPIIVIATAIVAKVQSSLTALELAAYGQAGSVAEEVLGAIRTVVAFGGEKVEVDRYSKKLIPAESTGIKRGLWSGVGGGLMWFIIYLSYALAFWYGVQLILEDRPKDDKEYTPAVLVIVFFGVLAGAQNMGLTSPHLEAFAVAKGSAAAIFQVLDRVPTIDSLSKDGQKLKTVIGDIEFKDVHFRYPARKDVKVLQGLNLKINHGETVALVGGSGCGKSTCLQLIQRLYDPLQGTVHLDGVDISKLNVGWMRSHIGVVGQEPVLFDTTIRENIRYGNDSVTEEEMIKAAKEANAHDFISKLPEGYDSPVGERGSQLSGGQKQRIAIARALVRRPAILLLDEATSALDLHSEATVQRALDAAAKGRTTVVVTHRLSTITNADRIVFIKEGQVVEMGTHEELLALGQHYHGLVSADASAAAKAKATASAAKTVTAAKPKPKPPLKKQFSTLSMHSHRLSLAGGSTTSEEELEEHEKPYDAPMMRIFGLNKPEWPYNIVGCLAAAVVGASFPAFAVLFGEVYRVLGLVDPDEVRRETVNFSILFIIVGVVTGLGTFLQMYTFGLAGVRMTTRLRSTTFAAMLKQEMGWYDEDANSVGALCARLSSDAAAVQGATGSRIGAILQALSTLVLGIGLSMYYSWQMTLVSIISIPLVLGAVFFEARIMSGQGMQEKKKMECATRIAIEAISNIRTVASLGKEAAFLDRYCVELAHVAQATRTRNRLRGLVFSCGQTTPYFGYALSLYYGGYLVARHNLPYEDVIKVSEALIFGSWMLGQALAFAPNFNTAKISAGRIFRLLDRVPEIITPPEFEGKDRDWKADGLIQFSKVEFHYPTRPESQILRGLNLIVKPGQMVALVGQSGCGKSTCIQLLQRLYDPLTGNVTMDRRDINSVALSALRAQLGVVGQEPVLFDRTIAENIAYGDNNRHVTMEEIIEAAKKSNIHSFVSSLPLGYETRLGSKGTQLSGGQKQRIAIARALVRNPRILLLDEATSALDTQSEKVVQAALDKAKEGRTCITIAHRLATIRNADVICVLEKGTVAEMGTHDDLIAADGLYAHLHALQEAAME; encoded by the exons ATGCGCGATGACGCAGCGAATTTACCAGTGGTCCACGAGTCCTCGCGAGGCAGCCCAGGATATTCAAATGGAGCCCCCCAAATCAAATTTACGCCAGCAGGGAAAAATCCTCTCGAGGT TGAATTTGTACCACCGCAGACTAAGGAGGAGGAGGCCCCACCACCTCAGACGCCTCAGCTCCCCCCAGTGCCTTACTGGAGATTA TTTCGATTCGCTACGTTCTCCGAGTTGATGTACGTGTTCGGTGGTCTGATAATGGGGACACTGACAGGTTCCTGTATTCCTGTATCGACCATACAGTACGGTGAATTTACGACGCTGCTCGTTGATCGTAACATGGAGAATCAAACGAGCAATCCCACCCTCATTATGAAATGGTTTGGTGGTGGAAAGGTCCT agGACCAAATGCTACAAAACTGGAGCGAATGGACGCTCTTTACGACGATTCTGTGGCTTTTGGCGTATCTTGCGCTGCTCTCTCAACAATACAATTCTTTTTCGCTATTCTTACGGTCGATTTACTTAACGTTGCGGCTTTCCGTCAAATAGCCAGGGTCCGTAGGATGTTTTTACAAGCTGTTTTGAGGCAGGACATGGCTTGGTACGACACTAATACGTCGACGAACTTTGCGAGCCGAATCACTGA AGATCTGGACAAGATGAAGGATGGAATAGGAGAGAAGTTGGGTATCTTTACATACCTGATGGTGTCGTTCATTTCATCgataataatatcgttcgtGTACGGTTGGAAGCTGACATTGGTGGTGTTGAGTTGCGCGCCGATAATCGTCATAGCGACCGCGATAGTCGCAAAGGTGCAGAGTTCGTTGACAGCGTTGGAATTGGCAGCTTACGGTCAAGCGGGCAGCGTGGCAGAGGAGGTGTTGGGAGCGATAAGAACCGTGGTGGCGTTCGGTGGTGAGAAGGTGGAGGTCGATCGTTACTCGAAGAAGCTCATACCAGCAGAGTCAACGGGAATCAAAAGGGGTTTGTGGTCCGGGGTGGGGGGCGGTCTGATGTGGTTCATCATTTATCTGAGTTACGCCCTCGCCTTTTGGTACGGAGTTCAATTGATTCTGGAGGATCGTCCAAAAGATGATAAGGAATACACGCCCGCAGTCCTCGTGATCGTTTTCTTCGGGGTTCTCGCCGGAGCTCAAAACATGGGCCTGACTTCACCGCACCTCGAAGCCTTCGCCGTTGCGAAAGGCTCAGCCGCTGCCATATTCCAGGTCCTCGATCGAGTGCCCACGATTGACAGCCTCAGTAAAGATGGACAAAAACTCAAGACCGTCATCGGTGATatcgaattcaaagacgtacACTTCCGGTACCCTGCCAGAAAGGATGTCAAGGTCCTTCAAGGACTCAATCTCAAAATCAATCATGGCGAAACCGTGGCACTCGTTGGAGGATCCGGTTGCGGCAAGTCGACTTGCCTACAACTCATTCAGAGACTTTACGATCCACTTCAGGGAACG GTACATTTGGATGGAGTTGATATATCGAAGCTGAACGTCGGTTGGATGAGGTCCCACATCGGTGTCGTAGGCCAAGAGCCCGTTCTCTTTGATACTACCATCCGAGAGAATATACGATACGGAAATGACAGCGTCACGGAGGAGGAGATGATCAAAGCAGCGAAAGAAGCTAACGCTCACGATTTCATCAGCAAACTGCCGGAG GGTTACGACAGTCCCGTGGGTGAGCGGGGTTCGCAATTGTCCGGTGGACAAAAGCAAAGAATTGCCATCGCTCGTGCCCTTGTTCGCAGACCAGCGATTTTATTGCTCGACGAGGCGACCTCTGCCCTCGACCTTCACAGCGAGGCGACAGTACAAAGGGCACTCGATGCCGCTGCCAAAGGACGCACCACCGTCGTCGTCACTCATCGTTTGTCTACCATCACCAATGCCGACAGAATTGTTTTTATCAAAGAAGGACAGGTCGTGGAAATGGGAACTCACGAGGAACTTTTGGCCCTTGGACAACATTATCACGGTTTGGTGTCCGCGGACGCGAGTGCCGCAGCCAAAG CCAAAGCGACAGCGTCAGCTGCAAAAACGGTAACAGCAGCGAAACCGAAGCCGAAACCACCactgaaaaaacagttttcaacGTTGTCGATGCACTCTCATCGCTTGTCGCTCGCCGGAGGTTCCACAACTTCCGAAGAAGAACTCGAGGAGCATGAGAAGCCCTACGACGCTCCGATGATGAGGATATTCGGGCTGAACAAGCCCGAGTGGCCCTACAACATCGTTG GCTGTTTGGCGGCTGCGGTCGTGGGAGCATCGTTCCCAGCATTCGCGGTGCTGTTCGGTGAGGTGTATCGTGTACTGGGTTTGGTGGATCCGGACGAGGTGCGTCGCGAGACGGTTAACTTTTCGATACTGTTTATAATCGTTGGCGTGGTCACCGGCCTAGGAACGTTTTTGCAAATGTACACATTTGGTTTGGCCGGTGTAAGAATGACGACGCGTTTGAGGAGCACGACGTTCGCTGCGATGTTGAAGCAAGAGATGGGTTGGTACGACGAGGATGCGAACAGCGTCGGCGCGCTCTGCGCGAGGCTTTCGTCGGACGCGGCAGCGGTGCAGGGAGCGACGGGAAGTCGAATAGGAGCGATATTGCAGGCGTTGTCGACTTTGGTCCTTGGCATTGGTTTATCGATGTATTACAGCTGGCAGATGACCCTGGTATCGATTATTTCGATCCCATTGGTGCTCGGAGCGGTATTTTTCGAAGCGAGGATCATGAGTGGCCAAGGAatgcaggaaaaaaagaaaatggagtGTGCCACGAGGATCGCCATCGAGGCGATTTCCAACATCCGGACAGTCGCCAGCTTGGGCAAGGAGGCCGCGTTCCTCGACCGGTACTGCGTCGAATTGGCGCACGTTGCCCAAGCCACCAGGACGAGGAACCGACTCCGCGGTCTCGTTTTCTCCTGCGGACAAACGACTCCTTACTTCGGCTACGCTCTCAGTCTTTACTACGGCGGTTATCTCGTCGCTCGCCACAACCTGCCCTACGAGGACGTCATCAAAGTCTCCGAGGCCTTGATCTTCGGCTCCTGGATGCTCGGCCAGGCTCTTGCCTTCGCTCCCAATTTCAACACCGCCAAAATATCCGCCGGCAGAATTTTCCGGCTCCTCGACCGCGTCCCCGAGATCATAACCCCCCCGGAATTCGAAGGGAAAGATCGCGACTGGAAGGCCGATGGTCTCATCCAATTCTCCAAGGTCGAGTTCCACTACCCGACCAGACCGGAGTCACAAATCTTAAGAGGCCTCAATCTCATCGTCAAACCTGGACAAATGGTCGCGCTCGTCGGACAGAGCGGCTGTGGAAAATCCACGTGTATTCAACTGCTGCAACGACTCTACGATCCTCTCACCGGTAACGTCACTATGGATCGACGCGATATCAACTCCGTCGCTCTCTCCGCTCTCAGGGCACAACTCGGCGTTGTTGGACAAGAACCCGTTCTCTTCGATCGCACCATCGCTGAAAATATCGCTTATGGCGACAACAATCGACACGTCACCATGGAAGAAATCATCGAGGCTGCCAAGAAATCCAACATCCATAGCTTCGTCAGCTCACTTCCTCTC GGTTACGAGACGAGACTCGGTAGCAAGGGAACACAATTGTCGGGTGGCCAGAAGCAGCGAATCGCTATAGCGCGTGCTCTCGTGAGGAACCCACGAATTTTGTTGCTCGACGAGGCGACGTCGGCTCTCGACACTCAGAGCGAGAAG GTCGTGCAAGCAGCTCTGGACAAGGCGAAGGAGGGCAGAACCTGCATCACGATAGCCCATCGTCTGGCAACGATAAGAAACGCGGACGTGATATGCGTGCTGGAGAAGGGCACGGTCGCGGAAATGGGAACTCACGATGACCTCATCGCGGCTGACGGTCTCTACGCTCATTTGCACGCACTGCAAGAAGCCGCGATGGAGTAA
- the Mdr49 gene encoding multidrug resistance protein homolog 49 isoform X1 has translation MTQRIYQWSTSPREAAQDIQMEPPKSNLRQQGKILSRYTKQDKEKDNDEVEYMLQDDGEPIIEFVPPQTKEEEAPPPQTPQLPPVPYWRLFRFATFSELMYVFGGLIMGTLTGSCIPVSTIQYGEFTTLLVDRNMENQTSNPTLIMKWFGGGKVLGPNATKLERMDALYDDSVAFGVSCAALSTIQFFFAILTVDLLNVAAFRQIARVRRMFLQAVLRQDMAWYDTNTSTNFASRITEDLDKMKDGIGEKLGIFTYLMVSFISSIIISFVYGWKLTLVVLSCAPIIVIATAIVAKVQSSLTALELAAYGQAGSVAEEVLGAIRTVVAFGGEKVEVDRYSKKLIPAESTGIKRGLWSGVGGGLMWFIIYLSYALAFWYGVQLILEDRPKDDKEYTPAVLVIVFFGVLAGAQNMGLTSPHLEAFAVAKGSAAAIFQVLDRVPTIDSLSKDGQKLKTVIGDIEFKDVHFRYPARKDVKVLQGLNLKINHGETVALVGGSGCGKSTCLQLIQRLYDPLQGTVHLDGVDISKLNVGWMRSHIGVVGQEPVLFDTTIRENIRYGNDSVTEEEMIKAAKEANAHDFISKLPEGYDSPVGERGSQLSGGQKQRIAIARALVRRPAILLLDEATSALDLHSEATVQRALDAAAKGRTTVVVTHRLSTITNADRIVFIKEGQVVEMGTHEELLALGQHYHGLVSADASAAAKAKATASAAKTVTAAKPKPKPPLKKQFSTLSMHSHRLSLAGGSTTSEEELEEHEKPYDAPMMRIFGLNKPEWPYNIVGCLAAAVVGASFPAFAVLFGEVYRVLGLVDPDEVRRETVNFSILFIIVGVVTGLGTFLQMYTFGLAGVRMTTRLRSTTFAAMLKQEMGWYDEDANSVGALCARLSSDAAAVQGATGSRIGAILQALSTLVLGIGLSMYYSWQMTLVSIISIPLVLGAVFFEARIMSGQGMQEKKKMECATRIAIEAISNIRTVASLGKEAAFLDRYCVELAHVAQATRTRNRLRGLVFSCGQTTPYFGYALSLYYGGYLVARHNLPYEDVIKVSEALIFGSWMLGQALAFAPNFNTAKISAGRIFRLLDRVPEIITPPEFEGKDRDWKADGLIQFSKVEFHYPTRPESQILRGLNLIVKPGQMVALVGQSGCGKSTCIQLLQRLYDPLTGNVTMDRRDINSVALSALRAQLGVVGQEPVLFDRTIAENIAYGDNNRHVTMEEIIEAAKKSNIHSFVSSLPLGYETRLGSKGTQLSGGQKQRIAIARALVRNPRILLLDEATSALDTQSEKVVQAALDKAKEGRTCITIAHRLATIRNADVICVLEKGTVAEMGTHDDLIAADGLYAHLHALQEAAME, from the exons ATGACGCAGCGAATTTACCAGTGGTCCACGAGTCCTCGCGAGGCAGCCCAGGATATTCAAATGGAGCCCCCCAAATCAAATTTACGCCAGCAGGGAAAAATCCTCTCGAGGT ACACGAAACAAGACAAGGAAAAGGATAATGATGAGGTCGAATATATGCTGCAGGATGATGGCGAGCCAATAAT TGAATTTGTACCACCGCAGACTAAGGAGGAGGAGGCCCCACCACCTCAGACGCCTCAGCTCCCCCCAGTGCCTTACTGGAGATTA TTTCGATTCGCTACGTTCTCCGAGTTGATGTACGTGTTCGGTGGTCTGATAATGGGGACACTGACAGGTTCCTGTATTCCTGTATCGACCATACAGTACGGTGAATTTACGACGCTGCTCGTTGATCGTAACATGGAGAATCAAACGAGCAATCCCACCCTCATTATGAAATGGTTTGGTGGTGGAAAGGTCCT agGACCAAATGCTACAAAACTGGAGCGAATGGACGCTCTTTACGACGATTCTGTGGCTTTTGGCGTATCTTGCGCTGCTCTCTCAACAATACAATTCTTTTTCGCTATTCTTACGGTCGATTTACTTAACGTTGCGGCTTTCCGTCAAATAGCCAGGGTCCGTAGGATGTTTTTACAAGCTGTTTTGAGGCAGGACATGGCTTGGTACGACACTAATACGTCGACGAACTTTGCGAGCCGAATCACTGA AGATCTGGACAAGATGAAGGATGGAATAGGAGAGAAGTTGGGTATCTTTACATACCTGATGGTGTCGTTCATTTCATCgataataatatcgttcgtGTACGGTTGGAAGCTGACATTGGTGGTGTTGAGTTGCGCGCCGATAATCGTCATAGCGACCGCGATAGTCGCAAAGGTGCAGAGTTCGTTGACAGCGTTGGAATTGGCAGCTTACGGTCAAGCGGGCAGCGTGGCAGAGGAGGTGTTGGGAGCGATAAGAACCGTGGTGGCGTTCGGTGGTGAGAAGGTGGAGGTCGATCGTTACTCGAAGAAGCTCATACCAGCAGAGTCAACGGGAATCAAAAGGGGTTTGTGGTCCGGGGTGGGGGGCGGTCTGATGTGGTTCATCATTTATCTGAGTTACGCCCTCGCCTTTTGGTACGGAGTTCAATTGATTCTGGAGGATCGTCCAAAAGATGATAAGGAATACACGCCCGCAGTCCTCGTGATCGTTTTCTTCGGGGTTCTCGCCGGAGCTCAAAACATGGGCCTGACTTCACCGCACCTCGAAGCCTTCGCCGTTGCGAAAGGCTCAGCCGCTGCCATATTCCAGGTCCTCGATCGAGTGCCCACGATTGACAGCCTCAGTAAAGATGGACAAAAACTCAAGACCGTCATCGGTGATatcgaattcaaagacgtacACTTCCGGTACCCTGCCAGAAAGGATGTCAAGGTCCTTCAAGGACTCAATCTCAAAATCAATCATGGCGAAACCGTGGCACTCGTTGGAGGATCCGGTTGCGGCAAGTCGACTTGCCTACAACTCATTCAGAGACTTTACGATCCACTTCAGGGAACG GTACATTTGGATGGAGTTGATATATCGAAGCTGAACGTCGGTTGGATGAGGTCCCACATCGGTGTCGTAGGCCAAGAGCCCGTTCTCTTTGATACTACCATCCGAGAGAATATACGATACGGAAATGACAGCGTCACGGAGGAGGAGATGATCAAAGCAGCGAAAGAAGCTAACGCTCACGATTTCATCAGCAAACTGCCGGAG GGTTACGACAGTCCCGTGGGTGAGCGGGGTTCGCAATTGTCCGGTGGACAAAAGCAAAGAATTGCCATCGCTCGTGCCCTTGTTCGCAGACCAGCGATTTTATTGCTCGACGAGGCGACCTCTGCCCTCGACCTTCACAGCGAGGCGACAGTACAAAGGGCACTCGATGCCGCTGCCAAAGGACGCACCACCGTCGTCGTCACTCATCGTTTGTCTACCATCACCAATGCCGACAGAATTGTTTTTATCAAAGAAGGACAGGTCGTGGAAATGGGAACTCACGAGGAACTTTTGGCCCTTGGACAACATTATCACGGTTTGGTGTCCGCGGACGCGAGTGCCGCAGCCAAAG CCAAAGCGACAGCGTCAGCTGCAAAAACGGTAACAGCAGCGAAACCGAAGCCGAAACCACCactgaaaaaacagttttcaacGTTGTCGATGCACTCTCATCGCTTGTCGCTCGCCGGAGGTTCCACAACTTCCGAAGAAGAACTCGAGGAGCATGAGAAGCCCTACGACGCTCCGATGATGAGGATATTCGGGCTGAACAAGCCCGAGTGGCCCTACAACATCGTTG GCTGTTTGGCGGCTGCGGTCGTGGGAGCATCGTTCCCAGCATTCGCGGTGCTGTTCGGTGAGGTGTATCGTGTACTGGGTTTGGTGGATCCGGACGAGGTGCGTCGCGAGACGGTTAACTTTTCGATACTGTTTATAATCGTTGGCGTGGTCACCGGCCTAGGAACGTTTTTGCAAATGTACACATTTGGTTTGGCCGGTGTAAGAATGACGACGCGTTTGAGGAGCACGACGTTCGCTGCGATGTTGAAGCAAGAGATGGGTTGGTACGACGAGGATGCGAACAGCGTCGGCGCGCTCTGCGCGAGGCTTTCGTCGGACGCGGCAGCGGTGCAGGGAGCGACGGGAAGTCGAATAGGAGCGATATTGCAGGCGTTGTCGACTTTGGTCCTTGGCATTGGTTTATCGATGTATTACAGCTGGCAGATGACCCTGGTATCGATTATTTCGATCCCATTGGTGCTCGGAGCGGTATTTTTCGAAGCGAGGATCATGAGTGGCCAAGGAatgcaggaaaaaaagaaaatggagtGTGCCACGAGGATCGCCATCGAGGCGATTTCCAACATCCGGACAGTCGCCAGCTTGGGCAAGGAGGCCGCGTTCCTCGACCGGTACTGCGTCGAATTGGCGCACGTTGCCCAAGCCACCAGGACGAGGAACCGACTCCGCGGTCTCGTTTTCTCCTGCGGACAAACGACTCCTTACTTCGGCTACGCTCTCAGTCTTTACTACGGCGGTTATCTCGTCGCTCGCCACAACCTGCCCTACGAGGACGTCATCAAAGTCTCCGAGGCCTTGATCTTCGGCTCCTGGATGCTCGGCCAGGCTCTTGCCTTCGCTCCCAATTTCAACACCGCCAAAATATCCGCCGGCAGAATTTTCCGGCTCCTCGACCGCGTCCCCGAGATCATAACCCCCCCGGAATTCGAAGGGAAAGATCGCGACTGGAAGGCCGATGGTCTCATCCAATTCTCCAAGGTCGAGTTCCACTACCCGACCAGACCGGAGTCACAAATCTTAAGAGGCCTCAATCTCATCGTCAAACCTGGACAAATGGTCGCGCTCGTCGGACAGAGCGGCTGTGGAAAATCCACGTGTATTCAACTGCTGCAACGACTCTACGATCCTCTCACCGGTAACGTCACTATGGATCGACGCGATATCAACTCCGTCGCTCTCTCCGCTCTCAGGGCACAACTCGGCGTTGTTGGACAAGAACCCGTTCTCTTCGATCGCACCATCGCTGAAAATATCGCTTATGGCGACAACAATCGACACGTCACCATGGAAGAAATCATCGAGGCTGCCAAGAAATCCAACATCCATAGCTTCGTCAGCTCACTTCCTCTC GGTTACGAGACGAGACTCGGTAGCAAGGGAACACAATTGTCGGGTGGCCAGAAGCAGCGAATCGCTATAGCGCGTGCTCTCGTGAGGAACCCACGAATTTTGTTGCTCGACGAGGCGACGTCGGCTCTCGACACTCAGAGCGAGAAG GTCGTGCAAGCAGCTCTGGACAAGGCGAAGGAGGGCAGAACCTGCATCACGATAGCCCATCGTCTGGCAACGATAAGAAACGCGGACGTGATATGCGTGCTGGAGAAGGGCACGGTCGCGGAAATGGGAACTCACGATGACCTCATCGCGGCTGACGGTCTCTACGCTCATTTGCACGCACTGCAAGAAGCCGCGATGGAGTAA